From Ammoniphilus oxalaticus:
ACAGCGAATTCAGGAGTTGTTGCGTGAGGAAGATTTAGATCGAGAGGAGGGAAGCAAAGGGAGTTAATTCCTCCGTTTTGTCCAACAAAGCTGTCCTTAAGCTTAAGGACAGCTTTGTTGTTTTAAAAACATTAAAAGTCGTTGAAGGTCGCCGGACTAGTATGAAAGCTGCGATTTTCTCGCGATGGCTTTAAGTTCCTTGGGCGTTAAAATAGATGTCAAGCGTCGTCGGATTGTCGTCAACACTTGAGCGATAGGCGAGGCGCGTATATTTTAGAAAACGCATCGGAACCAACACATCAACAGCGCCTGCGGGAATTCCAGTAGATGTGCTCGCATCTGGATACCAATTGGTTCCATCCGCGCTAATTTCAACACGAACATCAGCCGCATTATCTGCTCCACTGTTATAGATGAAGAATGAGTATTTACCGAGTGTCGCTGTTTCAATCGGTTCTGTGCCAACATAGGTGTCTCCCGTTGTTATGTCCGGAAACACCTGTTCTGTAAAACTTTTTTGTGAAATAGAGGTTACACTAGACAATGTTCCTCCTGTAATGTTTCCGATATTGGCTACATTTCCGATGGTTCCCACGGAAGATAGTGTTCCATCCGCAATGTTGCCTACGCTTCCGACATTCTCAACAGTGGATAGGGCCCCTCCGGTGATATTGCCGATGTTCGCGACGTTCCCGATCGTTTCAACATTGGTCAACGTTCCTCCTGCAATGCTCCCGATGCTCTCGACCGTGTTCA
This genomic window contains:
- a CDS encoding DUF6385 domain-containing protein, with amino-acid sequence MPNFAAFNTNPDELRTLIYGSDGTGTVPVRTDAEGNIGASIVGGTLTTVENVGNIAGGTLNTVENIGNIANVGNITGGALSTVENVGTVANIADGTLTNVETIGNVANVGNITGGALSTVETVGSVGNIADGTLSSVGTIGTVSNIGNITGGALSSVDTVGTIDNVAGGTLNTVESIGSIAGGTLTNVETIGNVANIGNITGGALSTVENVGSVGNIADGTLSSVGTIGNVANIGNITGGTLSSVTSISQKSFTEQVFPDITTGDTYVGTEPIETATLGKYSFFIYNSGADNAADVRVEISADGTNWYPDASTSTGIPAGAVDVLVPMRFLKYTRLAYRSSVDDNPTTLDIYFNAQGT